A genomic window from Candidatus Ancaeobacter aquaticus includes:
- the gspE gene encoding type II secretion system ATPase GspE translates to MIKYNTEMVADVLLEYGLITPAQIKEARMHGGNKGVVDQLISKEYIDEEEIIKALAKHFSLECIDLSSAVIQKEALSLVPYDIAKRYHIIPIKISQDILTIAMSDPLKVDAVDAISFRLKKTVDIVLASYTDIKEALVKYYGVIDEDQKDIIQKVDEDLPKEDFDDVSTEDAPVIKLVSMIIMEAFRMRASDIHLEPLEKRFRVRYRIDGILYEVEGPPKRLQSAIISRVKIMANMSIAEKRLPQDGRIRLRIMAKDIDLRVSTIPSTHGESVVMRILDKTSLVLGLAQMGFLHEDEKKFKDLIKFPNGIILITGPTGSGKTTTLYACLNEINRPDRKIITVEDPIEYQIQGINQVQVQAKIGLSFANVLRSMLRQAPNIIMIGEIRDLETANIAVNASLTGHLVFSTLHTNDAPGAITRLIDRGVKPFLVASSIRAICAQRLVRKICSECKEEYNPRLDEIESLGLSQQQIKKVKFYRGKGCADCNNTGFSGRIGIFELLLIDQEIQKMIYQKMSSNEIRKRARQLGMKTLREDGIMKIFGGITTINEVLRVTQGYEE, encoded by the coding sequence ATGATTAAATACAATACTGAAATGGTAGCGGATGTATTACTTGAATATGGCTTAATAACACCGGCTCAGATAAAAGAAGCACGTATGCATGGCGGAAATAAAGGTGTTGTTGATCAGCTCATTTCCAAAGAGTATATTGATGAAGAAGAGATTATAAAAGCTCTGGCAAAACATTTCTCTCTTGAGTGTATTGATCTATCAAGCGCGGTTATCCAAAAAGAGGCCTTGTCCCTTGTCCCCTATGATATTGCTAAACGGTATCATATTATTCCCATAAAAATTTCTCAAGACATCCTGACTATAGCGATGAGTGATCCTCTAAAGGTTGATGCAGTTGACGCGATTTCTTTTCGTTTGAAAAAGACCGTCGATATTGTGCTTGCGTCGTATACTGACATTAAGGAAGCGCTCGTTAAATATTATGGTGTCATTGATGAAGATCAAAAAGATATTATACAAAAAGTTGATGAAGACCTTCCAAAAGAGGATTTTGACGATGTTAGTACCGAAGATGCGCCGGTTATTAAGCTCGTGAGTATGATTATAATGGAAGCATTTAGGATGAGGGCAAGTGATATTCATTTGGAGCCGTTAGAAAAAAGGTTTCGTGTTCGCTATAGAATAGATGGTATCTTATATGAGGTTGAGGGACCGCCAAAAAGATTGCAAAGCGCAATAATATCTCGTGTGAAGATTATGGCAAATATGTCGATTGCAGAAAAACGTTTACCGCAAGATGGACGTATCCGACTGAGGATAATGGCCAAAGACATTGATCTTCGTGTATCAACGATACCCAGCACACATGGTGAAAGTGTTGTGATGAGAATATTGGATAAGACAAGCCTTGTTCTTGGATTGGCCCAGATGGGTTTTTTACATGAAGATGAGAAAAAATTTAAAGACCTTATTAAGTTTCCTAATGGGATTATACTTATTACGGGTCCAACGGGGAGCGGAAAAACGACGACGCTTTATGCGTGCCTGAATGAAATCAATAGGCCGGATAGAAAGATTATTACAGTTGAAGACCCAATCGAGTACCAGATTCAAGGTATTAATCAGGTACAGGTCCAGGCTAAAATAGGTCTTTCATTTGCTAATGTATTGCGTTCAATGCTCCGGCAAGCACCAAATATTATTATGATAGGTGAAATCAGAGACTTGGAAACGGCAAATATTGCGGTTAATGCATCTCTTACAGGACATCTTGTTTTCAGCACGCTGCACACAAATGATGCCCCGGGAGCAATCACAAGACTTATTGATAGAGGAGTGAAACCTTTTCTTGTTGCAAGTTCGATACGGGCAATATGCGCGCAACGGCTTGTGAGAAAAATATGTTCAGAGTGTAAAGAAGAATATAACCCTCGTCTAGACGAAATTGAAAGCCTTGGATTGTCCCAGCAGCAAATAAAAAAGGTTAAATTTTATAGAGGTAAAGGGTGTGCAGATTGTAATAATACCGGGTTTAGTGGTCGTATCGGTATTTTTGAATTGCTCTTGATTGATCAAGAAATACAAAAAATGATCTATCAAAAAATGTCGAGTAACGAAATACGCAAAAGAGCGCGTCAACTTGGGATGAAGACGCTGCGTGAAGACGGTATTATGAAAATATTTGGCGGTATTACAACGATTAATGAAGTGCTGCGTGTAACACAGGGGTACGAAGAGTGA
- a CDS encoding Amuc_1100 family pilus-like protein, which yields MKKIIGSVKDINRIYIFKKKTLIAILVVGALIMSISIYYALSGLNMKKNSCKEYDRLFDRLNTVVDFGKSIPTIDALRTLESDKVVLKKQFKELEKSLSKGKPPTVSDPMEFKGKLLKLRRYYLDKSIKTGVKIPDGIGFGEFIGKKIPAYKEIPVLSDQLDKISILLNIVMINGVREILSVSRHGVSPQKVTPKDTSYFYNEYKFEVEFESDQQALVDILSALMTAKEFFVVRNINVKYVSESKYVIKLVISGLVFL from the coding sequence GTGAAAAAAATCATAGGCAGCGTAAAAGATATTAATCGCATATATATATTTAAGAAGAAAACGCTTATTGCGATTCTTGTTGTTGGGGCGCTTATTATGAGTATCAGTATCTACTATGCTTTAAGTGGTCTGAACATGAAAAAGAATTCTTGCAAGGAATATGACAGACTGTTTGATAGATTAAATACAGTTGTTGATTTTGGCAAAAGCATCCCGACGATTGATGCTTTAAGAACTTTGGAGAGTGATAAAGTTGTTTTAAAAAAACAATTCAAAGAGCTTGAAAAATCGTTGAGTAAAGGAAAGCCGCCAACGGTTTCCGATCCGATGGAGTTTAAGGGGAAATTATTAAAACTGAGAAGATATTATTTAGATAAATCGATCAAGACGGGGGTAAAGATACCTGATGGTATTGGCTTTGGAGAATTTATTGGAAAAAAAATTCCGGCCTATAAAGAAATTCCGGTGCTTTCAGATCAGTTAGATAAAATATCAATTCTGTTGAATATTGTAATGATAAACGGTGTTCGTGAGATTCTGAGTGTTTCGAGGCATGGTGTTTCACCTCAAAAAGTAACCCCTAAAGACACATCATATTTTTATAATGAATACAAATTTGAAGTCGAATTTGAATCCGATCAGCAGGCACTCGTTGATATCCTTTCAGCTCTTATGACAGCAAAAGAATTCTTCGTAGTCAGAAATATAAATGTAAAATATGTTTCCGAATCAAAATATGTAATCAAATTAGTAATAAGCGGTCTCGTATTTTTATAG
- a CDS encoding type IV pilus twitching motility protein PilT yields MEMNNLLDYVCEKGASDLHLIVGTPPVVRIHGRLEYIGETPLNRGDTERLMKSITSEESVQKLLAKGNVDYGFAFENKGRFRVNVYKQKGTYALALRLIPARLMSLEEIGLPSHVKELLYKPRGLVLVTGPTGSGKTTTLASMINMINIERDTHIITVEDPIEYFHCHKKSIVSQREMGVDVLSFGDCLRAALREDPDVILVGEMRDLETMEAAITAAETGHLVFGTLHTTGAARTVDRIIDAFPINQQEQIRIQLASSLVAVISQILLPRSDNAGRIAAFEIMTSTPSIQNLIREKKTFRITSDIQTGTKHGMVTLDAFLLDLYNKKIISYSEMLSKAQDPEYIVSRAREESA; encoded by the coding sequence ATGGAGATGAACAATTTATTAGATTATGTGTGTGAGAAGGGTGCATCAGACCTGCATTTGATTGTGGGAACTCCTCCTGTTGTGAGAATACACGGCAGGCTAGAATACATCGGAGAAACACCCCTTAATCGTGGTGATACTGAACGATTAATGAAGAGTATTACCTCCGAAGAAAGTGTTCAGAAACTGCTTGCGAAAGGGAATGTTGATTATGGTTTTGCTTTTGAAAACAAAGGCCGTTTCAGGGTTAATGTGTATAAGCAAAAAGGAACGTATGCGCTCGCACTGCGCCTTATTCCTGCACGTTTGATGTCACTGGAAGAAATAGGCCTTCCTTCTCATGTAAAGGAGCTTTTGTATAAACCGAGAGGTCTTGTTCTCGTAACCGGCCCTACCGGATCGGGAAAAACGACCACGCTTGCATCGATGATTAATATGATAAATATTGAACGCGATACCCATATAATAACCGTGGAAGATCCCATTGAATATTTCCATTGTCATAAAAAATCTATTGTATCTCAACGTGAAATGGGTGTTGATGTCCTTTCATTCGGAGATTGTTTGAGGGCAGCTTTGAGAGAAGACCCTGATGTTATTCTGGTGGGTGAAATGAGGGATCTTGAGACAATGGAAGCGGCGATAACTGCGGCTGAGACTGGGCATCTTGTGTTTGGAACACTCCATACAACAGGAGCAGCACGAACAGTGGATAGGATAATTGACGCTTTTCCTATTAATCAACAGGAACAGATAAGAATTCAATTAGCTTCGTCATTAGTTGCGGTCATTTCACAAATATTGCTTCCCCGATCTGATAATGCTGGAAGAATAGCCGCATTTGAAATAATGACTTCAACCCCATCGATCCAGAACTTAATAAGAGAAAAGAAAACGTTCCGTATAACCTCAGATATTCAAACTGGAACTAAGCATGGTATGGTTACACTCGATGCGTTTCTTTTAGATCTCTATAATAAAAAGATTATTTCGTATAGTGAAATGCTTTCAAAAGCACAGGACCCTGAATATATTGTTTCACGAGCGCGTGAAGAATCCGCGTAG
- a CDS encoding type II secretion system F family protein, producing MPFYEYRAVNKRGKDVVDIIEAATNTDALNKVRELGLYPIKVAETTKKSMPKKKAGKFSLNMELSLFTNKSVKPQQLVMFIRQFATLINAGLPLLKSIKVLWEQQKAGTLKKTLENITDQVENGSTLSESLIKHPNVFSKLFINMVRAGEAAGAMDIVLLRVADFYEKSYKIKAKVKSALIYPIIVVCAAIGVLLFLVLFIIPRFAEMFKDMGVALPMPTRILIGLTNAMLLWYTWVFIIGFFALLFFLYYLVKRTATGRYRIDYVKLYFPMFGILVQKVAIARFARTLGTLVSSGVPLLKALNIVKDVIGNDVVAMAVSKVSDSIREGESIAGPLKQHKVFSPIVINMIDVGEETGRLDEMLMKIADNYDDDVDIAIGSLTSMLEPVLIITLAFIVGSIVISLFLPLVSLISTLGTV from the coding sequence ATGCCATTTTATGAATATAGAGCAGTCAATAAGCGCGGAAAAGATGTTGTTGATATTATAGAAGCGGCAACGAATACTGATGCGCTTAATAAGGTCCGTGAATTGGGGCTCTATCCTATTAAAGTGGCTGAGACAACAAAAAAGAGTATGCCGAAAAAGAAAGCGGGAAAATTTTCTTTAAATATGGAGCTCAGTCTTTTTACGAATAAAAGTGTCAAACCCCAGCAACTCGTTATGTTTATTCGGCAGTTTGCGACATTAATTAATGCAGGGTTACCGCTCCTTAAAAGCATCAAGGTGTTATGGGAGCAGCAGAAGGCAGGAACACTGAAAAAAACACTCGAAAACATTACTGATCAAGTTGAAAATGGGAGTACGCTCTCAGAGTCACTTATTAAGCATCCGAATGTTTTCTCAAAGTTATTTATCAATATGGTTCGCGCCGGTGAAGCAGCGGGAGCCATGGATATTGTGCTACTCAGAGTTGCTGATTTTTATGAGAAGAGCTATAAGATAAAAGCAAAAGTTAAATCCGCGCTTATTTATCCCATAATAGTGGTTTGTGCTGCAATTGGAGTGTTGCTCTTTTTGGTGCTCTTTATAATACCGCGCTTTGCTGAAATGTTTAAAGATATGGGCGTAGCGCTGCCGATGCCAACACGGATACTCATAGGTCTTACGAATGCAATGCTCCTGTGGTATACGTGGGTTTTTATAATAGGGTTTTTCGCATTGCTCTTTTTTTTATATTATCTTGTTAAAAGAACCGCTACCGGTAGATACAGGATTGATTATGTGAAGTTGTATTTCCCTATGTTTGGTATTCTTGTGCAAAAAGTTGCCATAGCGCGTTTTGCACGCACATTGGGAACACTTGTCTCAAGTGGCGTTCCTCTTCTAAAGGCTCTTAACATTGTAAAAGACGTTATCGGTAACGATGTTGTTGCAATGGCGGTGAGCAAGGTTTCAGACAGTATTCGGGAAGGGGAGTCAATCGCGGGGCCGTTGAAGCAGCACAAGGTTTTTAGTCCGATCGTTATTAATATGATAGATGTTGGTGAGGAAACGGGAAGACTCGATGAGATGTTAATGAAAATTGCTGATAATTATGATGATGATGTTGATATAGCTATTGGGTCCTTAACCTCTATGTTGGAACCTGTACTTATTATCACTCTGGCATTTATTGTAGGGAGTATAGTAATATCATTATTTTTGCCGCTTGTTTCTCTTATTAGTACTCTTGGAACTGTCTAA
- the gspE gene encoding type II secretion system ATPase GspE, translating to MQQKISSGYIGSLLLSKGLITKEHLEEAVEEQKRTGKLIGHVLVDLGFVNENDIFLCLGTQLGMEMVDIKNIGIPKEVLKFVNPSMARIYNIMPIKYENNMLTVAIADPLNPHIIDDLHFMLDLEISAVLSTHDDIKTAIKKHYGEETESIVDLIEEIEKELPKGVEKIEDITDVDSLKELANEAPVVKLLNLILAQAIKDQASDIHFEPFENDFKVRYRVDGVLYDMVPPPKHLSLALTSRIKVIANLDIAERRLPQDGRILVSIAGKYVDLRVSTLPTAFGESVVIRILDRSVVSLDLNKVGMNKEMLESFSHVLEKPNGIVIVTGPTGSGKTTTLYSSLKLLNKLDSKLITTEDPVEYDIEGIMQININEEIGLTFSHCLRSILRQDPDIIMIGEVRDYETAEIAVQASLTGHLVFSTLHTNDAAGAVVRLIDMGVEPFLITSTLEAILAQRLVRTICSDCKTSYSPTPEVLRDVDLTPQDVGDKKFYYGKGCKKCNNTGYKGRIGIFEYLEISDPIRALILDKAPSVIIRQKAIELGMKTLWDDGIEKIFQGVTTAEEVGRET from the coding sequence ATGCAGCAGAAGATAAGTAGTGGATATATTGGTTCTCTTTTGCTTTCAAAGGGGCTTATTACCAAAGAACATTTGGAAGAAGCTGTTGAAGAGCAGAAAAGAACAGGAAAGCTTATCGGCCATGTACTGGTAGACCTTGGTTTTGTTAATGAGAACGACATCTTTCTGTGTCTGGGAACACAGTTAGGTATGGAAATGGTCGATATTAAGAATATTGGCATACCGAAAGAAGTTCTCAAGTTTGTAAATCCTTCAATGGCTCGTATATACAACATTATGCCGATAAAATACGAGAATAACATGCTGACTGTTGCAATTGCCGATCCTTTGAATCCGCATATTATTGATGATCTCCATTTTATGCTTGATCTTGAAATTAGTGCAGTTCTCTCAACCCATGACGATATAAAAACTGCCATAAAGAAACATTACGGTGAAGAAACAGAATCTATTGTTGATCTTATTGAAGAGATTGAAAAGGAACTTCCAAAAGGTGTTGAAAAGATTGAAGATATAACAGACGTAGACAGCTTAAAGGAACTGGCTAATGAAGCGCCTGTTGTCAAACTGCTTAATCTCATTTTAGCACAAGCCATTAAAGACCAGGCCAGTGATATTCACTTTGAGCCATTTGAAAATGATTTTAAAGTACGCTATCGTGTTGATGGAGTTCTCTATGACATGGTGCCGCCGCCAAAGCATCTCAGCCTGGCGCTTACTTCCCGCATTAAGGTTATTGCAAACCTTGATATCGCTGAAAGGCGCTTGCCGCAAGATGGAAGAATATTGGTGAGTATTGCGGGAAAATATGTTGATTTGAGAGTGTCAACCCTTCCAACTGCTTTTGGTGAAAGTGTTGTTATTAGAATCCTAGACCGCTCGGTTGTATCACTTGATTTGAACAAAGTGGGAATGAACAAGGAAATGCTTGAATCGTTTTCACACGTATTAGAAAAGCCAAACGGTATTGTTATTGTCACAGGTCCAACGGGAAGCGGTAAAACAACGACACTGTACTCTAGTTTAAAGCTGTTGAATAAACTTGATTCTAAGTTAATAACAACTGAGGATCCTGTTGAATATGATATTGAAGGAATTATGCAAATTAATATAAATGAAGAAATAGGCCTGACGTTTTCACATTGCTTAAGAAGTATTTTGCGTCAAGATCCCGATATAATAATGATCGGTGAAGTGAGAGATTATGAAACTGCAGAGATTGCCGTACAGGCGTCTCTTACCGGTCACTTAGTGTTTTCAACGTTGCATACCAATGACGCCGCGGGTGCTGTTGTAAGGCTTATTGATATGGGTGTAGAGCCCTTTTTAATTACATCGACTTTGGAAGCGATACTTGCACAGCGATTGGTGAGAACTATTTGTTCTGATTGCAAAACATCCTACAGCCCTACTCCAGAGGTGTTAAGAGATGTAGATCTTACCCCGCAGGATGTAGGTGACAAGAAATTCTATTATGGAAAAGGATGTAAGAAATGTAATAATACGGGGTATAAAGGACGCATAGGGATATTTGAATATTTAGAGATATCCGATCCGATAAGAGCGCTTATCCTTGACAAGGCTCCGTCAGTTATTATTCGGCAAAAAGCAATTGAGCTCGGGATGAAAACATTGTGGGATGATGGAATAGAGAAGATATTTCAGGGGGTAACTACGGCAGAGGAAGTTGGCCGAGAAACATAA
- the pilM gene encoding type IV pilus assembly protein PilM, giving the protein MFLYQNRIIGLDIGESALKIVELEKKSGEVRLLNYEVIECDDGLGKGLTDDDRQNALLEKLTKFVDSKIFRNNSCIVGISGQAVFIRFVKLPVVEKRKMDQIVQYEAQQQVPFPIEEVRWDYQLLGNGALEERDILLVAIKQDIVRTLVESVYQNGLMPEVIDVLPLSLYNCFAYNGLLTDEASLVVDIGARTTNLIVTGGDELWIRSIPIAGNSLTQCIVDDMKISEPEAENLKRSVGFGQGEIPELRGAIERGASRLFAEISRSLGYYKSQFGGTPIKKVFITGGGSKLKNIEEALSERFKMPVEKFDPLQKITGAVKDEQKAGALTETKHLLANAIGLGLRGITRTELSVNLIPSDILKQRGFVKKFAYYVVTFIVILLTLFSVRVCSTKIARANIIRAKDLSSYISYIEVLNTHFKKINDGVAVINNKLNMLNELIYDRDLWLRIFIEIQNVMAPNIWIENISSNLEELKVETKKNMRKRKGRNKGSGDKAMFEEVSVVYLEGKGRGSIEKDIPLFQHALEKSPLFKDVEIVSAELRNSLISFVIRLKLQKKQ; this is encoded by the coding sequence ATGTTTTTATATCAAAACAGAATTATTGGTCTTGACATTGGTGAAAGTGCTCTAAAAATTGTCGAGCTCGAAAAGAAGAGTGGCGAGGTACGACTGCTCAACTATGAGGTTATTGAGTGCGATGATGGTTTAGGAAAAGGCTTAACTGATGATGACCGTCAAAATGCGCTCTTAGAAAAACTCACCAAATTCGTAGACTCAAAAATATTTAGAAATAATTCCTGTATTGTCGGTATTTCAGGCCAAGCGGTCTTTATCCGTTTTGTAAAACTACCTGTAGTGGAAAAAAGAAAGATGGATCAGATTGTGCAGTATGAAGCACAGCAACAGGTTCCGTTTCCTATAGAAGAAGTCAGATGGGATTATCAGCTTTTAGGTAATGGGGCTCTTGAAGAAAGAGACATATTGCTCGTTGCAATAAAGCAGGATATTGTAAGGACGTTAGTTGAAAGCGTATACCAGAATGGGTTAATGCCTGAAGTGATTGATGTGTTACCGCTCTCCTTATATAACTGTTTTGCATACAATGGATTATTAACAGATGAAGCATCTCTTGTTGTTGATATAGGAGCACGGACAACCAACCTGATTGTGACCGGAGGTGATGAACTCTGGATACGGAGTATTCCTATTGCGGGTAATTCCTTAACGCAATGTATTGTCGACGATATGAAAATAAGTGAGCCTGAGGCTGAAAACCTTAAACGATCCGTTGGTTTTGGACAGGGAGAAATACCGGAGCTTCGCGGGGCTATTGAAAGAGGCGCAAGTAGACTTTTTGCAGAAATAAGTCGTTCGCTAGGATATTACAAGTCGCAATTTGGCGGCACCCCCATAAAAAAGGTTTTTATTACCGGTGGCGGGTCCAAGTTGAAAAATATAGAAGAAGCACTGTCAGAACGTTTTAAAATGCCGGTAGAGAAGTTTGATCCTTTACAGAAGATAACTGGCGCGGTTAAGGATGAACAAAAAGCGGGGGCGCTTACTGAAACAAAACATCTTTTGGCCAATGCAATAGGACTTGGATTAAGAGGGATTACCCGTACGGAGCTCTCTGTTAATCTTATTCCTTCTGATATATTGAAGCAAAGAGGATTTGTGAAGAAGTTTGCATATTATGTCGTGACCTTTATAGTTATACTTCTGACACTCTTCTCTGTTCGAGTGTGCTCTACAAAGATTGCTCGTGCGAACATTATCAGAGCAAAAGATCTTTCCTCCTATATCAGCTATATTGAGGTATTGAACACTCATTTTAAGAAAATCAATGACGGGGTAGCAGTTATTAACAATAAGCTGAATATGTTAAATGAGCTTATTTATGATCGTGATCTGTGGCTCCGAATATTTATAGAAATACAGAATGTTATGGCTCCGAACATATGGATAGAAAATATTTCAAGCAATCTTGAGGAACTCAAAGTTGAGACTAAAAAAAACATGCGAAAAAGAAAAGGCAGAAATAAGGGATCAGGCGACAAAGCTATGTTCGAAGAGGTCAGTGTCGTTTATTTGGAGGGTAAAGGTAGGGGGTCTATTGAAAAAGACATCCCCCTGTTTCAGCATGCGCTTGAGAAATCGCCATTATTTAAAGATGTAGAAATAGTATCTGCAGAACTGCGGAATAGTCTTATTAGTTTTGTAATACGTTTAAAACTTCAGAAAAAACAATAG